Within Pseudomonadota bacterium, the genomic segment GATGAACCGGACATCGTAGCCCCCGCCGGTCGTCGTGTTCGGCACCTTGAAAACCCCCGCATTGTTGATGAGGACATCTATCTGCGGATGATCTCTTTTGACGTCGGCGGCCAGGGCTTTCACTTCTGACAATATTGAGAGGTCTGCACGATAGGTCTGCACGGCATCGCCGCGAGCTATCGTCGAGAGTTCTTCTTTGGCTTGCGAAAGTTTGGACTCGCTGCGGCCATGCAGTAGTAGCTTGTGGCCTTCCGCGACCAGCAGTTTTGCCGTCTCGAGTCCGATGCCGTCGGTCCCGCCGGTCAGCAATACGGTTTTGGTCATATCTGTTCTCCTAGAGACTCGATGCGGTAGAGAATCTTTGCTAACTGCCTGGGGCCTCTCGCTGATCTCGGGCATGATCAATCGCGCCGTTACCGATACCGAACCAGAGTGCGGCTCTCGATGCTCTTTCTCGGCGCGGTGACATCGATGGCGTCTGCCATGTCGAGTGCGCTGTGCCCCAGGAACGGCCGACCAGCATTGTCATAGATGTTAAAGATCGCGACATCCGTCGGCGTCATTCGGGACATGTAGAACCAGTCGTGATTGTGATTTGCTGCGACACCGAGGATCTGGCCGACCCGGTCGGGATAGATGAGCTCGATCGTCATCCAATCGTCGTCGGCCATGGATCGGGGACGAATGAACCCCAACGGAGAGGTCAAGATCGGATGTTCAATAGGACGCCAAACGTTGACGAAAGCGTAGTGGCCGGCACGGAACGCGCGAGCGCGGTCTTCGCCGACGATGTCGATCAGGCGTTGCTCCGCGCCGGCCCGGCTATAGTCCGTGTGGACGTTGCGTGCCGGTCTGCGTTCCGCATCCAGCGCATCGATCCGTACAGTGTGGTCGAAGACAATGACGTCTTTGGCGCCGATGCGGTCTTCCAGGAGGAGCTTCAACTCGGTGTCGTACGTATCCCTCCAGTCCGAGGGATCCGAGTAGTCCTCGATCCGTGAAGCATGACGCTCGAACGTTATGCTGTCGGTTTCAAAGTTGATGCTGGATCGGTTGTTCCGTACGTCCGTTACGCTGATCCGCGTCGGTAGAAGTTCCGGTGACACGAGATTGCCCACGATGCCATCGACGTCGAAATGGAACGCCTGATTGTCCGCACTCTTGATGTGATAGTTGACGATTGCTGACTCAGACATCTGCCCACATCCCGAATGTTCTTTCTGCAAGAGCTGTCACTCAAGCGATCGAACAGGCATATATTCAATTGAATAGTCGATATAAATTGATCAAGAATTGGAACTGTTTTTAGATATTGGATATAATTGCCATGGATACCGAAGGCCTACGGCTCTTTGTGATCGCCGCTGAAACGCTGAACATCAGCGCGGCCGGACGCCAACTTGGACTATCTCCAGCGGTCGCCGGCGCACGGTTGTCCAAGTTGGAGACTCAGATCGGTGCAGATTTGCTGCATCGATCGACACGAAGAGTGTCGCTGTCGCGCGAAGGTGCGGAGTTTCTTCCCTTTGCCAAAGAGGTCCTGGCCCAGGTCGATGCTGGTCTGGCTGTATTGGGTCATGGCAGCGCGGAAGTACAAGGGACGTTGCGGTTCGCCGCATCAAGCACGTTCGTGCAAATGTACATCGCACCGATCCTGCCCGAGTTCATCACGCGGTATCCGCGTGTGAACCTCGAGCTAAAGCTGTCCGACACACAGATGAACTTGATTGAAGGTGGATTTGACCTGGCGCTCCGCAACTATGCTATCGAGGACAGCAGTCTTAAGGCGCGGAAATTGGCCAGCGACCGTCGCATTCTCTGTGCGTCGCCAGACTACTTGGCAAGGTATGGGACGCCGACCGTGCCCGAGGATCTAACAAACCATCAGATACTGGCCTTCATGGATAGTCGTCCCAGAAAACTGGAGGCATCGACAGACAAACCTGCCTGCACGTTTCCACCACCGGACGCGGAGAACCGGATCGTATGTGACGACGGTGCAAGCATGCGCATTGCCACCTGCGCCGGTGCCGGTATCTCGATGAACTCGCTTTGGAGCGTCCATCCACAGATCAGTGACGGCTCGCTCGTGCGTGTGCTGCCCGATTACGAGGTCCGGGACCAATCGGCAATCTGGCTCGTTTACCCGAAGTCGAACGTTCTCACGTCAAAGGTTCGGGTGTTTATTGATTTTCTCCTCGAAAAGATCGGAACCACACCGGTTTGGGAACGTTCGCTGCGC encodes:
- a CDS encoding CmcJ/NvfI family oxidoreductase, translated to MSESAIVNYHIKSADNQAFHFDVDGIVGNLVSPELLPTRISVTDVRNNRSSINFETDSITFERHASRIEDYSDPSDWRDTYDTELKLLLEDRIGAKDVIVFDHTVRIDALDAERRPARNVHTDYSRAGAEQRLIDIVGEDRARAFRAGHYAFVNVWRPIEHPILTSPLGFIRPRSMADDDWMTIELIYPDRVGQILGVAANHNHDWFYMSRMTPTDVAIFNIYDNAGRPFLGHSALDMADAIDVTAPRKSIESRTLVRYR
- a CDS encoding LysR family transcriptional regulator, with the translated sequence MDTEGLRLFVIAAETLNISAAGRQLGLSPAVAGARLSKLETQIGADLLHRSTRRVSLSREGAEFLPFAKEVLAQVDAGLAVLGHGSAEVQGTLRFAASSTFVQMYIAPILPEFITRYPRVNLELKLSDTQMNLIEGGFDLALRNYAIEDSSLKARKLASDRRILCASPDYLARYGTPTVPEDLTNHQILAFMDSRPRKLEASTDKPACTFPPPDAENRIVCDDGASMRIATCAGAGISMNSLWSVHPQISDGSLVRVLPDYEVRDQSAIWLVYPKSNVLTSKVRVFIDFLLEKIGTTPVWERSLRRS